The following proteins are encoded in a genomic region of Micromonospora olivasterospora:
- a CDS encoding Crp/Fnr family transcriptional regulator, whose product MYDRGGSGLVAHLPQDEWHRVQDTGIPVRFEPRDVLLRQGDTTQHVHVVLAGCVKIVRSESDGSRAILTLRAAGDVVGDLAAVDLQPRSATVTALTTTVTRLLTGPQFRRFLTRPAFATGFASYTVSRLRTSDAQRTALAVLPVRERLARALFQLDRESRRADGRPAIRLSQAELAELVGASRNAVVAELTVLREAGIVATGRREVIIVDPVALSGRSHGLRPDLGREPRGSG is encoded by the coding sequence ATGTATGACCGCGGTGGATCCGGACTCGTCGCTCATCTCCCACAGGACGAGTGGCACCGGGTGCAGGATACTGGCATCCCCGTACGCTTCGAACCCCGCGACGTGCTCCTGCGCCAGGGTGACACCACCCAGCACGTGCACGTGGTCCTGGCCGGCTGCGTCAAGATCGTACGGTCGGAGAGCGACGGCAGCCGCGCGATCCTGACGCTGCGGGCCGCCGGCGATGTCGTCGGCGACCTGGCCGCCGTCGACCTGCAACCGCGCTCGGCCACGGTCACAGCACTCACCACCACGGTCACTCGGCTGCTCACCGGCCCGCAGTTCCGGCGCTTCCTGACCCGGCCTGCGTTCGCCACGGGCTTCGCCTCCTACACGGTGAGCCGGCTGCGTACCTCGGACGCCCAACGTACGGCGCTTGCCGTGCTGCCGGTCCGGGAGCGGCTGGCCCGGGCGCTGTTTCAGCTCGACCGGGAGAGCCGGCGCGCGGACGGGCGGCCCGCGATCCGGCTGTCCCAGGCGGAACTCGCCGAACTGGTCGGCGCTTCGCGCAACGCGGTCGTCGCCGAGCTGACGGTCCTGCGCGAGGCCGGCATTGTCGCCACCGGGCGGCGCGAGGTCATCATCGTGGACCCGGTGGCACTGAGCGGCCGGTCACACGGTCTCCGCCCAGATTTGGGCAGAGAACCACGCGGTTCCGGCTGA